In Paenibacillus sp. G2S3, a single window of DNA contains:
- a CDS encoding M23 family metallopeptidase — MKGFKFMRRMGKLQDSNTAESGADVQQSHNFDHDSTHFHQEKGTRRFRRSWILGAVGLVLLTTVLIGAEKKYVAANTETYYQVLVKGKEIGKLNDQTQLNQLYDKKQQEYQDKYPDRAMVLQTEGITIKQEKAYKPEVDSEATLNKLDGMLKAYAVGVQLLVDGKVVGIVKDQETANAVLEGVKNHYVPQTEVATASKLTRTAASSSSAAKATAAKQVESVKISEEVSIVPIKTDPNKVLDVEEAVKTLTEGKEAPLLYNVQEGDTVSGIAKRFEITQKEIYSNNPDVKELTLKIGDTLKLKVPQPDVTVVTVEQVSEQVVTEPEVIVRKSDQLPAGKSKVVRPGQTGLKEMQYRLTKKNGMVVQEEWLGQTVIKASLPEVVYRGTKVVGEGTGMFSWPVSGATLTSSFGERWSRAHKGLDMVSGNRSIKASDAGTVIFAGVKSGYGNVVIVDHRNGYETYYGHLNSISVSTGQRLEQGAKIGVMGNTGRSTGTHLHFEIRKNGTAVNPMKYLQ, encoded by the coding sequence ATGAAGGGATTTAAGTTCATGCGCCGGATGGGGAAACTGCAGGATAGCAACACAGCAGAATCCGGAGCAGATGTTCAGCAGAGCCACAATTTCGATCACGACTCCACACACTTTCATCAAGAAAAAGGGACTCGTAGATTCCGGCGCTCTTGGATTTTGGGAGCTGTTGGTCTAGTACTTCTAACCACTGTGTTGATTGGTGCAGAGAAAAAGTATGTAGCAGCCAATACTGAAACCTACTATCAAGTGTTGGTGAAGGGTAAGGAGATCGGAAAGCTTAACGATCAGACACAGCTTAATCAGCTGTATGATAAGAAGCAACAGGAATATCAGGACAAGTATCCGGATAGAGCGATGGTGCTTCAGACAGAAGGCATTACAATTAAACAGGAGAAAGCGTACAAGCCGGAAGTTGATAGTGAAGCAACGCTTAATAAATTAGATGGAATGCTGAAGGCCTATGCCGTAGGTGTACAATTATTGGTAGATGGTAAGGTCGTTGGCATTGTTAAGGATCAAGAGACCGCAAATGCGGTGCTTGAAGGGGTAAAGAATCATTATGTTCCGCAAACTGAAGTAGCAACGGCTAGTAAGCTCACAAGAACAGCTGCCTCAAGTTCAAGTGCTGCGAAAGCAACAGCTGCTAAACAAGTGGAGTCAGTCAAGATTAGTGAAGAGGTCTCTATTGTTCCTATAAAAACAGATCCTAATAAAGTATTGGATGTGGAGGAAGCGGTCAAGACACTTACCGAGGGTAAGGAAGCTCCACTTCTCTATAACGTTCAAGAGGGCGATACGGTTTCGGGGATTGCCAAACGGTTTGAAATTACACAAAAAGAGATTTATAGTAATAACCCTGATGTGAAAGAGCTAACGTTGAAGATTGGAGATACGCTGAAGCTGAAGGTACCACAGCCAGATGTTACAGTTGTTACTGTAGAGCAAGTGTCAGAGCAGGTGGTTACAGAACCTGAAGTGATCGTGCGTAAAAGTGACCAGTTACCGGCAGGCAAAAGCAAGGTCGTTCGTCCAGGACAAACTGGCCTTAAAGAAATGCAGTATCGGTTAACAAAGAAAAATGGAATGGTCGTACAAGAAGAATGGTTGGGCCAGACCGTTATAAAAGCATCGCTACCTGAAGTTGTTTATCGAGGAACGAAGGTTGTTGGTGAAGGAACAGGCATGTTCAGTTGGCCAGTAAGCGGAGCAACCCTTACTAGTAGTTTCGGTGAGCGCTGGAGCCGTGCCCATAAGGGGTTAGATATGGTATCTGGGAACCGATCCATTAAAGCTTCTGATGCCGGAACCGTAATTTTTGCAGGTGTGAAGAGTGGATACGGAAATGTGGTTATCGTGGATCACCGTAACGGATACGAGACTTATTACGGTCACTTAAATAGTATCTCCGTTTCTACGGGACAGCGCCTGGAGCAAGGCGCCAAGATTGGCGTAATGGGCAATACT